One genomic window of Mucilaginibacter sp. SJ includes the following:
- a CDS encoding hemolysin family protein has protein sequence MDPAHYEISLFYIFATIFLVLLNGFFVAAEFAMVRVRGSQIEIRAKGGSGVAKVARGILHNLDGYLAATQLGITIASLALGVVGEEVATNIVIRAFLSVGITLSPGYITASHILAFSFITIMHIVFGELAPKSLAIQKSVRTVMTVSLPLRFFFVVFRPFIWVLNNFANFILKLLGISTVEGSETHHSSEELQYLLEQGKETGALDSNEHELIQNVFDFNERVVKNIMVPRTKISGVDIASTKEELLDMIINEGYSRMPVYDDVIDKIIGIVHAKDILPLLARNEEIVLKDIIRKPYFIPETKKINDLMAELQQKRIQIAIVLDEFGGTAGMVTLEDIVEELVGEIQDEYDEEKPIVEKVNEREFIVNALASIYDVNEHLPHDLPEDGDFDTVSGWLGDIFGKIPDVGEQKESNGYNITVLKKSDQNIESVKLELLINEEDAVDLH, from the coding sequence ATGGACCCCGCACATTACGAGATTAGTTTATTTTACATTTTCGCTACCATATTTTTGGTTTTACTCAATGGCTTTTTCGTAGCCGCCGAGTTTGCCATGGTAAGGGTTCGGGGTTCGCAAATTGAAATAAGGGCTAAAGGCGGCAGCGGCGTAGCTAAAGTTGCCCGGGGCATACTGCATAATTTAGATGGTTACCTGGCTGCTACACAGCTGGGTATTACCATTGCTTCACTGGCCCTTGGTGTTGTGGGCGAGGAGGTTGCCACCAACATTGTGATTCGCGCTTTCCTGAGCGTGGGCATAACTCTTTCTCCCGGTTATATTACGGCCAGCCATATCCTGGCTTTCAGCTTTATTACCATCATGCATATTGTTTTTGGTGAACTTGCGCCTAAATCGTTAGCTATCCAGAAATCGGTACGTACAGTGATGACTGTTTCATTACCGCTCAGGTTCTTCTTTGTGGTTTTCAGGCCATTTATATGGGTACTTAATAATTTTGCAAATTTCATTCTCAAATTGTTAGGTATAAGTACTGTTGAAGGCAGTGAAACCCATCATAGCTCGGAAGAATTGCAATACCTGTTGGAGCAGGGTAAAGAGACCGGTGCACTTGACTCAAATGAGCACGAACTGATCCAGAACGTGTTTGATTTTAACGAGCGGGTGGTAAAAAACATTATGGTACCGCGTACCAAAATCTCGGGAGTGGATATCGCTTCAACCAAAGAAGAGCTGCTGGATATGATCATCAACGAAGGTTATTCGCGGATGCCGGTTTATGACGATGTGATAGATAAGATCATCGGTATTGTACACGCCAAAGATATTTTGCCTTTGCTGGCCCGGAACGAGGAGATTGTATTGAAAGATATTATCCGCAAGCCGTATTTCATCCCCGAAACCAAAAAGATCAACGATCTGATGGCCGAACTACAGCAAAAGCGCATCCAGATAGCTATTGTACTTGACGAGTTTGGCGGCACCGCCGGTATGGTTACGCTGGAGGATATTGTAGAAGAATTGGTTGGCGAGATCCAGGATGAGTATGATGAAGAAAAGCCAATTGTTGAAAAGGTAAATGAGCGTGAGTTTATAGTTAATGCCCTTGCATCTATTTACGATGTGAACGAGCATTTACCGCATGATTTACCTGAAGATGGCGACTTTGATACCGTATCGGGCTGGCTTGGTGATATCTTCGGAAAGATTCCTGATGTAGGCGAGCAGAAAGAATCGAACGGGTACAATATCACTGTATTGAAAAAGTCCGACCAAAATATTGAATCAGTTAAACTCGAATTGTTGATAAATGAAGAAGATGCAGTAGATTTACATTAA
- a CDS encoding inorganic diphosphatase has protein sequence MSTLHPWHQVSPGDNIPEVVNAIIEIPKGSKAKYEIDKESGLLKLDRVLFSSVMYPANYGFIPQTYCDDKDPLDILVLCSIDVFPMSIIEAKVVGVMHMVDNGEQDDKIIAVAKNDMSVNYINDLNELPPHAMTEIVRFFKDYKKLEGKNVTIEHLLGVRYAHKVINESLELYKSTFPVYQS, from the coding sequence ATGAGTACTCTGCATCCATGGCACCAGGTTTCACCAGGTGATAATATTCCTGAAGTAGTAAACGCTATTATTGAAATTCCAAAAGGATCAAAAGCGAAATATGAAATTGATAAAGAATCAGGCTTGCTGAAGCTTGATCGTGTATTATTTTCATCCGTAATGTACCCGGCTAACTACGGCTTTATCCCTCAAACCTATTGCGATGATAAAGATCCTTTGGATATCCTTGTACTTTGCTCAATTGATGTTTTCCCAATGTCTATCATCGAAGCTAAGGTTGTAGGTGTAATGCACATGGTTGATAATGGTGAGCAGGATGATAAGATCATTGCAGTGGCTAAAAATGACATGTCGGTAAATTACATCAACGATTTAAATGAGCTGCCTCCGCATGCCATGACCGAAATTGTTCGCTTTTTTAAAGACTACAAAAAATTAGAAGGCAAAAACGTAACCATCGAACATTTGTTAGGTGTACGTTATGCACATAAAGTGATAAACGAGAGTTTGGAGCTGTACAAGTCTACGTTCCCTGTGTATCAATCATAA
- a CDS encoding biotin/lipoyl-containing protein — protein MYKLSINERYSIEAERTVAAGLLINGVKSEADIKQLRPGIYHVIENNRSYNVEIVNFNGNEKTAEIKVNNHIYHITAKDQFDILLDKLGFSDLNSARISEIKAPMPGLVLKVFVNKGDIIKKGDNLFVLEAMKMENIIKSPADVIVEKILIKSGDKVEKGQILMSF, from the coding sequence ATGTATAAATTGAGTATTAATGAACGCTACAGTATTGAAGCTGAAAGAACCGTTGCGGCAGGCTTACTTATTAACGGGGTTAAAAGTGAAGCCGATATTAAACAGTTAAGGCCCGGAATCTATCATGTTATTGAAAATAACCGCTCATACAATGTCGAGATAGTTAATTTTAACGGTAACGAGAAAACTGCTGAAATAAAGGTTAATAACCATATTTATCATATTACCGCTAAAGATCAGTTTGATATATTACTTGATAAGCTTGGGTTTAGTGATTTAAACAGTGCCAGGATTAGTGAAATAAAAGCCCCCATGCCGGGTTTGGTTTTGAAAGTATTTGTGAATAAGGGAGATATAATAAAAAAGGGGGATAATCTCTTTGTGCTTGAAGCCATGAAAATGGAAAATATTATCAAATCGCCGGCTGATGTTATTGTAGAAAAGATATTAATAAAATCAGGAGATAAAGTTGAAAAAGGGCAAATCTTAATGTCGTTTTAA
- a CDS encoding NADH-quinone oxidoreductase subunit N — MNTIIIISVLPIVLLYLGLYKAQKALLPVTVIGLLAALGFAICQWTSKDTAEPLYTGMLLFNNFSVVFSSVTIISTILILLLSKGYFERISRHTAEYYAIILFSLTGIIVMVSFNNLVMLFIGIEIMSVSLYILAGIKKSDFASNEAALKYFLMGAFSTGFLLFGMALLYGASGSFNMDAIREYVINHPHIDPMFYTGIVLIIVGLCFKVGAAPFHFWTPDVYEGAPTLITAFMSTVVKTAGFAAFLRLFSACFQPLSDFWTPIILVITIITLFIGNITALYQQSFKRMLAFSSISHAGYLLFAIVSLGAASGNSVFVYATAYSIASIIAFGGLILVQQQNGSDNFESFNGLGKKNPFLALVLTVAMLSLAGIPLTAGFIGKFFMFSGAVSRYHIGLVIIAVINAIISIFYYFRVIIAMYFRTDERAELTVPVYYKVVFALSALATILIGVYPDLIARFI, encoded by the coding sequence ATGAATACTATAATCATCATATCTGTTTTACCTATAGTGCTGCTGTATTTAGGGTTATATAAAGCGCAAAAGGCTTTGCTGCCCGTTACTGTTATAGGGTTACTGGCTGCTTTAGGTTTTGCAATTTGCCAATGGACTTCAAAAGATACGGCCGAACCGCTTTATACCGGCATGCTGCTGTTCAACAATTTCTCTGTTGTATTTTCAAGCGTTACCATTATATCTACCATACTGATCCTGTTACTGTCAAAAGGATACTTTGAGCGGATCAGCAGGCATACCGCCGAGTATTATGCCATTATCCTGTTTTCACTAACAGGCATAATTGTGATGGTATCATTCAATAACCTGGTGATGCTGTTTATCGGCATCGAGATCATGTCAGTTAGCTTATACATCCTGGCGGGTATTAAAAAGAGCGATTTCGCATCGAACGAGGCTGCTTTAAAATACTTTTTGATGGGTGCGTTCTCAACCGGTTTCCTGCTGTTTGGAATGGCGCTGTTATACGGGGCATCTGGTTCATTCAATATGGATGCCATCAGGGAGTATGTGATTAACCATCCGCATATCGACCCGATGTTTTATACGGGCATAGTCCTTATTATTGTAGGCTTATGTTTTAAAGTAGGTGCGGCCCCCTTTCATTTCTGGACACCGGATGTATACGAAGGTGCACCTACACTGATCACGGCTTTCATGTCGACTGTAGTTAAAACAGCGGGTTTCGCAGCTTTCCTGCGTTTGTTCTCTGCCTGTTTCCAGCCATTATCTGACTTCTGGACGCCGATAATACTTGTAATTACTATTATCACCTTATTTATAGGCAATATCACCGCATTATACCAGCAAAGCTTTAAAAGGATGCTGGCATTTTCAAGTATCTCACATGCAGGGTACCTGTTATTTGCTATTGTATCGTTAGGGGCTGCATCCGGTAACTCGGTATTTGTGTATGCTACGGCATACTCTATAGCTTCAATTATTGCATTTGGCGGTTTAATATTAGTACAGCAACAAAACGGAAGCGATAATTTTGAAAGCTTTAACGGTCTCGGCAAAAAGAACCCGTTCCTGGCATTGGTGTTAACAGTGGCCATGCTTTCATTAGCGGGGATCCCGCTTACTGCTGGCTTCATCGGTAAATTCTTCATGTTTTCGGGAGCGGTAAGCCGTTATCATATCGGTTTAGTTATTATAGCTGTGATTAACGCTATCATTAGTATCTTTTACTATTTCAGGGTTATCATCGCCATGTACTTCCGTACCGACGAACGCGCAGAGCTTACAGTGCCGGTTTATTATAAAGTAGTATTTGCACTTTCAGCTCTTGCTACAATCCTTATTGGCGTTTACCCCGATCTTATAGCCCGTTTCATATAA
- a CDS encoding 16S rRNA (uracil(1498)-N(3))-methyltransferase: protein MQLFYTPDIDASHPQYFLSEEESKHAIRVLRLEAGNEVQLIDGTGGLYTARIHDAHPKRTILKITSVTTEFEKRNHYLHIAVAPTKNIERLEWFLEKATEIGIDEVSLIITQRSERKEAKVERLNKIITAAIKQSLKAYHPILNEPVTLNQLLDKPFEGQRFVAHCEPGEKLNLKDEIAPQGRYLILIGPEGDFAPAEIDKALHNGFKPISLGTSRLRTETAALEACFEVNFLNR from the coding sequence ATGCAACTTTTTTATACGCCTGATATCGATGCTTCGCATCCACAATACTTTCTGAGCGAAGAGGAAAGCAAGCATGCTATACGTGTGCTGCGCCTCGAAGCAGGCAATGAAGTGCAATTGATTGACGGAACGGGGGGCTTATATACCGCCCGGATCCATGATGCCCATCCAAAGCGTACCATTTTAAAAATAACATCGGTAACCACCGAATTTGAAAAACGTAACCATTACCTTCACATCGCGGTGGCGCCAACTAAAAATATCGAGCGCCTGGAATGGTTTTTGGAAAAAGCTACGGAAATTGGTATCGATGAAGTATCATTAATCATTACCCAACGCTCAGAACGCAAGGAAGCTAAGGTTGAACGCTTGAACAAGATTATTACAGCAGCTATCAAGCAATCCCTTAAAGCCTATCACCCCATATTAAATGAGCCGGTAACGCTAAATCAGCTACTTGATAAACCTTTTGAGGGGCAAAGGTTTGTTGCCCATTGCGAACCGGGTGAGAAATTGAACCTGAAAGACGAAATAGCCCCGCAGGGTCGTTATTTAATATTGATAGGTCCGGAAGGGGATTTTGCTCCGGCGGAGATTGATAAGGCTTTGCACAACGGGTTTAAACCAATATCTTTAGGTACAAGCCGCCTGCGTACAGAAACCGCAGCGTTGGAGGCTTGTTTTGAAGTGAATTTTTTAAACAGGTGA
- a CDS encoding DUF4159 domain-containing protein, with translation MKRIKLALIVLFAAIAMSSFNAPAYKIARLKYSGGGDWYGDRTALPNLIKFCNENLKTNFDDDDEVVEVGSASLFNYPFTFMTGHGNVIFSDQEARNLRKYLTGGGFLHIDDNYGLDQYIRPQMKKVFPELDFVELPVNHPIYHQKYDFPNGLPKIHEHDGKRAQGFGLIYKGRLVCFYTYECDLGNGWEDYGTYAGDTQEARQKALKMGANLIQYIFTQ, from the coding sequence ATGAAGAGGATAAAGTTAGCATTGATTGTTTTATTTGCAGCTATAGCAATGAGCAGCTTTAATGCCCCTGCCTATAAAATTGCCCGCCTTAAATACAGCGGCGGCGGTGATTGGTATGGTGATCGTACGGCTTTACCTAACCTGATCAAATTCTGTAACGAAAACCTCAAAACCAATTTTGATGATGACGATGAGGTGGTTGAAGTAGGCAGTGCTTCTTTATTTAATTATCCTTTCACTTTTATGACAGGGCATGGCAACGTGATTTTTTCCGATCAGGAAGCCCGGAACCTGCGTAAATACCTCACCGGCGGCGGTTTTTTGCATATTGATGATAATTACGGGCTCGATCAATACATTCGCCCGCAAATGAAAAAGGTGTTTCCCGAGCTCGATTTTGTTGAATTGCCCGTTAATCACCCCATTTACCACCAAAAATATGACTTCCCGAATGGCTTGCCCAAAATTCATGAACATGACGGTAAGCGCGCTCAGGGTTTTGGTTTGATATATAAAGGCAGACTGGTTTGTTTTTATACTTATGAGTGCGATTTAGGCAATGGCTGGGAGGATTATGGTACCTATGCCGGCGATACCCAGGAAGCCCGCCAAAAAGCTCTTAAAATGGGCGCAAATTTAATTCAGTATATTTTTACTCAATAG
- a CDS encoding DedA family protein — protein sequence MESFWEYLQNLTDAQSIISRGGFYLLLIVVFAETGLFFGFFLPGDYLLFMAGLLCSAGKVDVSITTLVLSLIGAGVLGNFTGYWFGYRTGPVLFNKNDSLFFKRRYVVLASEFYNKHGGMALILGRFFPIVRTFAPIFAGVVKVDIKRFSVYNLIGSVAWVCVFTLGGFFLGRRFPQLQDYLQYIVLGLIVITTIPLVIAYVKKKLREKNEK from the coding sequence ATGGAAAGTTTCTGGGAATACCTTCAAAATTTAACTGATGCACAATCCATAATAAGCAGGGGTGGTTTTTATCTCTTGCTTATTGTTGTTTTTGCTGAAACCGGTTTATTCTTTGGTTTCTTTCTGCCCGGCGATTACCTGCTGTTTATGGCTGGTTTATTGTGTTCCGCGGGTAAAGTTGATGTTTCTATAACTACGCTGGTATTGTCATTGATAGGTGCCGGAGTATTAGGTAATTTTACCGGGTATTGGTTTGGTTACCGAACAGGGCCGGTATTATTCAATAAAAACGACTCACTGTTTTTTAAGCGGCGGTACGTAGTGCTGGCCAGTGAGTTTTACAACAAACATGGGGGGATGGCACTTATTTTAGGGAGATTTTTCCCTATTGTTAGAACATTTGCTCCTATATTTGCAGGAGTTGTTAAGGTTGATATTAAAAGATTTTCAGTTTATAACCTTATTGGCAGCGTGGCCTGGGTATGTGTATTTACGTTGGGCGGTTTTTTTTTAGGGCGAAGGTTCCCTCAACTGCAGGATTATTTGCAATACATTGTATTGGGATTGATTGTAATTACAACAATTCCGCTGGTTATTGCTTATGTTAAAAAGAAACTTCGTGAAAAAAACGAAAAATAG
- a CDS encoding complex I subunit 4 family protein, with protein MTVSILLFLPIVAALIVALLKNGIAKHAALFFSVAQLVIALIFLSKFVPDASTQFVIDVPWISSFGIYFSAGIDGISMILVLLTTVLVPLIILTTYRHQYKNEGAFYGLILFMQAGMLVVFTALDGFLFYVGWEAALIPIYFICALWGGENRIRITIKFFIYTFAGSLFMLVGIIYLYLQSPDKTFDIHNFYKMTLDVKHQSWIFWAFFLAFAIKMPLFPFHTWQPDTYTEAPSGGTMMLSGIMLKMGIYGAIRWMIPNAPLGFYHFQALAMILGIIGVVYASIIAFKQKDGKRLVAYSSIAHVGLIAAGIFAWNIAGVQGAMIQMLNHGINVVGMFFIWDIISRRLNTREIDQLGGIAKVAPKFAIGFLIILLGTVGLPLTNGFIGEFLLLKGVFDFSVQHYVNLALASVAGLTIIFGAVYMLRLYKNVMQGETNPLTATFADVSGTEKLTLCIICALVIVLGIYPQPILHISEAAVTQLVNQIGSKFTM; from the coding sequence ATGACCGTTAGTATATTACTTTTTTTGCCAATAGTTGCCGCCCTGATAGTTGCCCTGCTTAAAAACGGGATAGCTAAACATGCTGCATTATTTTTCTCTGTTGCCCAACTGGTAATAGCGCTTATATTTTTAAGCAAATTTGTTCCGGATGCATCAACCCAGTTTGTAATTGATGTGCCATGGATCAGCAGTTTTGGAATTTACTTCAGTGCAGGTATCGACGGGATCAGCATGATCCTGGTTTTATTGACCACTGTACTTGTTCCATTAATTATTTTAACAACCTATCGGCATCAGTATAAAAACGAAGGTGCCTTTTATGGCCTCATTTTATTTATGCAGGCTGGTATGCTGGTTGTATTTACCGCCCTCGACGGATTTTTGTTTTACGTTGGATGGGAAGCGGCATTGATCCCGATCTACTTCATTTGTGCCCTTTGGGGAGGTGAAAACCGTATCCGCATTACTATTAAATTTTTCATCTATACCTTTGCCGGTTCGCTGTTTATGCTTGTAGGCATTATCTACCTATACCTGCAATCTCCCGACAAAACTTTCGACATCCACAATTTCTATAAAATGACTTTGGATGTTAAACATCAGAGCTGGATCTTCTGGGCATTTTTCCTGGCCTTTGCCATCAAGATGCCTCTGTTCCCTTTCCATACCTGGCAGCCGGATACTTATACCGAAGCCCCCTCTGGCGGTACCATGATGTTATCAGGCATTATGCTAAAAATGGGTATCTACGGTGCTATCCGCTGGATGATTCCCAATGCGCCGCTTGGCTTTTACCATTTCCAGGCTTTGGCTATGATCCTTGGGATTATAGGTGTGGTATATGCTTCCATCATCGCCTTTAAACAAAAAGACGGAAAGCGGCTGGTGGCCTATTCGTCAATAGCGCACGTTGGCCTGATTGCTGCAGGTATTTTTGCCTGGAACATAGCTGGTGTTCAGGGGGCCATGATCCAGATGCTCAACCACGGTATCAACGTTGTTGGTATGTTCTTTATCTGGGACATTATTAGCCGCAGGCTAAACACCCGTGAGATAGATCAGCTTGGCGGTATCGCGAAGGTAGCGCCCAAATTTGCAATAGGTTTCCTGATCATATTATTAGGTACAGTGGGATTACCGCTTACCAATGGTTTTATAGGCGAGTTCCTGTTACTGAAAGGTGTATTTGATTTTAGCGTACAGCACTATGTAAACCTGGCATTGGCATCTGTAGCCGGCTTAACTATTATATTTGGCGCGGTTTACATGTTACGCCTTTACAAAAATGTAATGCAGGGCGAAACCAACCCGCTCACAGCTACTTTTGCTGATGTTAGCGGTACAGAAAAGCTAACGTTGTGTATCATTTGTGCCCTGGTTATTGTATTAGGCATTTATCCTCAGCCTATTCTGCATATTTCTGAGGCTGCGGTAACGCAACTGGTAAATCAGATAGGTTCAAAGTTTACAATGTAG